In one Flavobacteriales bacterium genomic region, the following are encoded:
- a CDS encoding CHAT domain-containing protein, whose product MRFILALGMYVCCAGYAFAQADQLTARHGRIGKLYEEKQYAALVAEIDAQVAASAGTPWADSLHRYLYKYGRAHRKLKDAAAGTAAAERIYALVKVRGKAAHELEALFDLSWTYYDVGELKQCARVDSIAVTVADRDPAIPLGQRGRARQYLAFDYSVLGDHRNSAKWALAAIAQYEQADSIPPAQWAESYTAVGVANWHLGRIRDAERYYRKALEKLGDGEDEAILMRKVSAYGNLGVLWQNAGDFTRAKLNYQESLRHSDRIIAATQDQFTRDEAIVNRSRTYLNLATVYFQSGDDGRARELLDRAWRDRSGVLEADDPQLIAVKERFADLELNAGHLAKAHALLRDYLVACERKFGPRSEEYVRAASKLGEVLARQERHAQADSLFALSIAAGRAAGNEATDANLAGTLLRRARMRMRTGRWAEALADLERARAVFVNTYDSLHHQVALVDALRAEAAFGAGDARAALDHATRALRILDDRARALRANTLPRAFPEPHILPDAVYWKVRAAMALAGPAPEAAQWTSWNADLDLAILSLARNKAAVDDEASKLLLVAAQKRLFELAIDCAFASRDALGAETAAERFLAVSEASRSTLLKGRLNAFKGLRFAGLPDSLATREQEIIASLAVGADEEHGAARLLEAEQAYAAFLQRLERDHPAYFALRYGEATVTVDEARRSLLKPGRALVAYARTAANLYALVVTAERADLVRLDAADLDDRVSALSQAIAERDAERYVRTAHALHAQVIAPLSERISGQELLIIPDGPLHLLSFECLLTAPGGPNDFSQHLLLRRHAIAYLLSATTAVQFAQLARHRAHGALAIAPGFTDEVKQAYLARVRDSSLVDRDYLRYVRQPFALRTAEGLGSSMRAQLLLGAQATEQGFREKAAQHGILHLGTHAEMNATNPMYSRLVLSKDGAGADPDADGYLHAYEIYELDLRAQLAVLTACETGTGTLDAGEGVRSLGYSFAYAGCPSLVMSLWSIDEQSSSAIIARFYELLADGLPKHEALRQAKLDHLAKADGELALPYYWAGLVLVGDAEPVEVGRPAWPWYLLAALALSAAVLLWRRCARGGV is encoded by the coding sequence CGATGCGCAGGTGGCGGCTTCAGCAGGCACCCCCTGGGCCGATTCGCTGCACCGCTACCTCTACAAGTACGGACGCGCGCACCGCAAGCTGAAGGACGCTGCGGCCGGCACCGCCGCGGCCGAGCGCATCTACGCCCTGGTGAAAGTGCGCGGCAAGGCCGCCCACGAGCTCGAGGCGCTCTTCGACCTGAGCTGGACCTACTACGACGTGGGCGAGCTGAAGCAGTGCGCGCGCGTGGATTCCATCGCCGTCACCGTGGCCGATCGCGACCCCGCGATTCCCTTGGGCCAGCGCGGACGCGCGCGCCAATACCTCGCGTTCGATTACAGCGTGCTCGGCGATCATCGCAATTCGGCCAAGTGGGCCTTGGCGGCCATCGCGCAATACGAGCAGGCCGATTCCATCCCGCCCGCCCAATGGGCCGAGTCGTACACCGCCGTGGGCGTGGCCAACTGGCACCTGGGGCGCATCCGCGATGCCGAGCGCTACTACCGGAAGGCGCTGGAGAAGCTCGGCGATGGCGAGGACGAGGCCATCCTGATGCGCAAGGTGAGCGCCTACGGCAACCTGGGCGTGCTGTGGCAGAACGCCGGCGACTTCACGCGGGCCAAGCTGAACTACCAGGAGAGCCTCCGCCACAGCGACCGCATCATCGCGGCCACGCAGGACCAATTCACGCGCGATGAGGCCATCGTGAACCGCTCGCGCACCTACCTGAACCTGGCCACGGTCTATTTCCAATCGGGCGATGATGGCCGCGCGCGGGAGCTGCTCGACCGCGCCTGGCGCGATCGCAGCGGCGTGCTCGAGGCCGACGACCCGCAGCTGATCGCCGTGAAGGAGCGCTTCGCCGACCTGGAGCTCAACGCCGGCCACCTCGCCAAGGCGCACGCGCTCCTGCGCGATTACCTCGTGGCATGCGAGCGGAAGTTCGGCCCGCGCAGCGAGGAGTACGTCCGCGCCGCCTCCAAGCTGGGCGAGGTCCTCGCGCGGCAGGAGCGCCATGCCCAGGCCGATTCGCTCTTCGCCCTCAGCATCGCGGCGGGCCGGGCCGCGGGGAACGAGGCCACCGATGCCAACCTGGCGGGCACATTGCTGCGGCGCGCGCGCATGCGCATGCGCACCGGCCGGTGGGCGGAGGCGCTCGCCGACCTGGAGCGGGCGCGCGCCGTCTTCGTGAACACCTACGACAGCCTCCACCACCAGGTGGCGCTGGTGGACGCGCTGCGCGCGGAGGCCGCCTTCGGCGCGGGCGATGCGCGCGCGGCGCTGGACCACGCCACCCGCGCCCTGCGCATCCTCGACGACCGCGCGCGCGCCTTGCGGGCCAACACCCTGCCGCGCGCCTTCCCCGAGCCGCACATCCTGCCCGACGCCGTGTACTGGAAGGTGCGCGCGGCCATGGCCCTGGCGGGCCCCGCGCCCGAGGCCGCGCAATGGACAAGCTGGAACGCCGACCTCGACCTCGCCATCCTCTCCCTGGCGCGCAACAAGGCCGCCGTGGACGACGAGGCCTCCAAGCTCCTGCTCGTGGCCGCGCAGAAACGCCTCTTCGAGCTCGCCATCGATTGCGCCTTCGCTTCTCGCGATGCGCTCGGGGCCGAGACCGCCGCGGAGCGCTTCCTCGCCGTCTCCGAGGCCAGCCGCTCCACCTTGCTGAAAGGACGCTTGAACGCGTTCAAGGGGCTGCGCTTCGCGGGCCTGCCCGATTCGCTGGCCACGCGGGAGCAGGAGATCATCGCCAGCCTCGCGGTCGGCGCCGATGAGGAGCATGGGGCCGCCCGGCTCCTGGAGGCGGAGCAGGCCTATGCCGCCTTCCTCCAGCGCCTGGAGCGCGATCATCCCGCCTACTTCGCGCTGCGCTATGGCGAGGCCACGGTGACCGTGGATGAAGCGCGCCGCAGCCTGCTGAAGCCCGGTCGCGCGCTGGTGGCCTACGCGCGGACCGCCGCCAACCTCTACGCCCTGGTGGTGACCGCCGAGCGGGCCGACCTCGTGCGGCTCGACGCGGCCGACCTCGACGATCGCGTGTCCGCGCTGAGCCAGGCCATCGCGGAGCGCGATGCGGAGCGCTACGTCCGCACCGCGCACGCGCTGCACGCGCAAGTGATCGCGCCCTTGTCCGAGCGCATCAGCGGGCAGGAGCTGCTCATCATCCCTGATGGGCCGCTGCACCTGCTCAGCTTCGAGTGCCTGCTCACCGCGCCGGGCGGCCCGAATGATTTCAGCCAGCATTTGCTGCTGCGGCGCCATGCCATCGCCTATCTGCTCAGTGCCACCACGGCCGTGCAGTTCGCGCAGTTGGCGCGCCACCGGGCCCATGGCGCGCTCGCCATCGCGCCGGGCTTCACCGACGAGGTGAAGCAGGCCTACCTGGCGCGCGTGCGCGACAGCAGCTTGGTGGACCGCGATTACCTGCGCTACGTGCGCCAGCCCTTCGCCCTGCGCACGGCCGAGGGCTTGGGCAGCTCGATGCGCGCGCAGTTGCTGCTGGGCGCACAGGCCACGGAGCAGGGCTTCCGTGAGAAGGCCGCGCAGCATGGGATTCTGCACCTGGGCACGCACGCCGAGATGAACGCGACGAACCCCATGTACTCGCGCCTCGTGCTCAGCAAGGACGGCGCCGGTGCGGACCCCGACGCCGATGGCTACCTGCACGCGTACGAGATCTACGAGCTCGACCTGCGCGCCCAGCTGGCCGTGCTCACCGCCTGCGAGACCGGCACCGGCACGCTCGATGCCGGCGAGGGCGTGCGCTCGCTGGGCTACAGCTTCGCCTACGCGGGCTGCCCCAGCCTGGTGATGTCGCTCTGGAGCATCGATGAGCAGAGCTCCTCCGCCATCATCGCGCGTTTCTATGAGCTGCTTGCCGATGGCCTGCCGAAGCACGAGGCCCTGCGCCAGGCCAAGCTCGATCATCTCGCGAAGGCGGATGGAGAGCTCGCGCTGCCCTACTACTGGGCGGGGCTGGTGCTGGTGGGCGATGCGGAGCCGGTCGAGGTCGGCCGGCCGGCGTGGCCGTGGTATCTCCTTGCTGCGCTCGCGCTGTCGGCTGCGGTGCTCCTTTGGCGACGATGCGCACGGGGCGGGGTGTGA
- a CDS encoding T9SS type A sorting domain-containing protein gives MMLRPLLAAIAGFTLVGSLSAQFVSTTNTGLGQLESLAVDPQGNRYVCDRTGNRVLKLDANNTPTVYSGSGFNLPAGLVRMPGGEIYVTNHLAGTVSLIPPGGGPATVYASGFSLPRGLTADAQGNLYVGEYSSQRILKVAPGGAVTVVVGNLGITGVSGPSNRLEHLAIEPTGNLIATIGYSSPGRVYRIALPSGTPSLLATSPDLAGSFAINVNQSTGNIYITGVTGHRILSLTPQGALSIVTGDGTNATLDGPLNLARFSEPSGITVDPDGNIWICQFGGAVRRIGLQPAEVPTNGLRLWLRADRGLLRDGSTVTQWLDQSGSANHASPSFGVPPVVVNNEVNDLPVVRFNGLNNGLATPAFVTFPNKRGAVFAVARVNGPSSTSGQGFGHICGTWYNSPGVTWQFGATTSNYAYFDGVGTVGFSVAPLPPNAWGIVTLHRNADTSFDFYKSGILATTSTVADNQPASFPQHIGYSGYPGISEVLNGDIAEIIYYDRELTAEELEQVNTYLADKYFFNGDVPLPTAQGATVCGNGSVTLTATGGDDYRWYDSPEATVPLATTATFTTPVLTSSTTYYVANFNGQLQSQRVPVTVTVLEPGAACDDGDPNTSNDVLDSNCNCIGQPINTISFTFEPTPLCADNTTNYSVFMTATGSYNFPGNNWVVELSDVAGSFASPTVVAFAGFNALFGELVFQVPLNTPAGTGYRIRVRSTDPAVISSDNGVDLTVVAPTLWYADNDGDGFGDPSESVLTCAAPPGFVANDADDCAGEPGVIGSPCDDGNSNTTNDVLQAGCVCAGTPNNACTTDLDLIWQPDGVSLITWELREQGTNNLVQAGGGIYPDVSQYSEATCLPDGCFYLTVMDEGGDGIAGGGYQLKINSGARLIDNLTDAFGNGGFTSGVYSEIDGLEGFCLPLGSDRLIFTSCDRVDWKTSPCGGEFVVANDNPAVSAQYGVSNANSGYQMWLYNPNGGYSFKRFQSHNASNGLPASATRACHFQLNSWSGNQLQEGVLYNVKVRGRIAGNYLPWGPACRLVVNNAAAQCPRTKLMDIPGNQYLSCGQTRPVGTSQASLVHAKPVRRMNANCNWVSANRYQFRFRLPAENFELVKNSAVGQYWVNTNGLACSKTYEVDVRASFDGGATWCHSSDPWGDVCLLTTTCTNALAGQPTGTGTAAGTLRLYPNPNQGDQLMLSLSAVAQGVQTVSIDIFDLFGKRVAARTIPVQDGFVNTMLELNGELANGMYVVSITAGADSYTERLVIQK, from the coding sequence ATGATGCTCAGACCTCTCCTTGCTGCAATTGCTGGTTTCACATTGGTCGGCAGCCTGTCCGCCCAGTTCGTCTCCACCACCAACACCGGCCTTGGCCAGCTGGAAAGCCTGGCGGTGGACCCCCAGGGTAACCGGTATGTGTGCGACCGCACGGGCAACCGCGTGCTGAAGCTCGATGCCAACAACACGCCCACGGTGTATTCGGGCTCGGGGTTCAACCTACCCGCCGGACTGGTGAGGATGCCCGGTGGGGAGATCTATGTAACGAACCACCTGGCCGGAACGGTCTCCTTGATACCGCCGGGCGGTGGTCCGGCCACGGTCTATGCCTCGGGCTTCAGTCTGCCCCGTGGGCTCACTGCGGATGCACAGGGGAACCTGTATGTGGGCGAGTACTCTTCCCAGCGCATCCTCAAGGTGGCACCGGGTGGCGCCGTGACCGTCGTCGTTGGCAATCTCGGCATCACCGGGGTATCCGGCCCGAGCAACCGATTGGAGCACCTTGCGATCGAACCCACCGGTAACCTGATCGCCACGATCGGATACAGCTCCCCCGGACGCGTGTATCGCATCGCGCTGCCCTCCGGAACCCCCTCCCTGCTGGCTACCAGCCCCGACCTGGCCGGTTCATTCGCCATCAACGTGAACCAGAGCACCGGCAACATCTACATCACCGGGGTCACCGGCCACCGCATACTGAGCCTTACCCCCCAAGGGGCCCTGAGCATTGTGACCGGCGATGGCACGAACGCCACATTGGATGGCCCGCTGAACCTGGCCCGGTTCTCCGAGCCTTCCGGCATTACCGTGGACCCTGACGGTAACATCTGGATCTGCCAGTTCGGGGGCGCCGTACGTCGCATCGGCCTCCAGCCTGCTGAGGTACCCACCAATGGCCTTCGTCTGTGGCTGCGCGCCGACCGAGGACTGCTGCGCGACGGCAGCACCGTGACCCAATGGCTGGATCAGAGCGGCAGCGCCAACCACGCCTCCCCCTCCTTCGGGGTGCCTCCGGTGGTGGTGAACAACGAGGTCAATGACCTTCCTGTTGTCCGCTTCAACGGCTTGAACAACGGTCTGGCCACACCGGCCTTCGTCACCTTCCCGAACAAGCGGGGCGCCGTGTTCGCCGTAGCACGGGTGAACGGCCCGAGCTCCACCAGCGGACAGGGCTTCGGTCACATCTGCGGTACCTGGTACAACAGCCCCGGCGTCACTTGGCAGTTCGGCGCCACCACATCGAACTATGCCTATTTCGATGGCGTGGGGACCGTTGGCTTCAGTGTGGCACCGCTACCGCCCAACGCATGGGGCATCGTCACCCTGCACCGCAACGCCGACACCTCCTTCGACTTCTATAAAAGCGGCATATTGGCGACGACCAGCACGGTCGCCGACAACCAGCCCGCCTCCTTCCCCCAGCACATCGGCTACAGCGGCTATCCCGGCATCTCAGAGGTGCTGAACGGGGATATCGCCGAGATCATCTACTACGACAGGGAGCTCACCGCAGAGGAGCTCGAACAGGTGAACACCTACCTCGCCGACAAGTACTTCTTCAATGGCGATGTCCCCTTGCCCACCGCGCAGGGAGCCACGGTCTGCGGGAACGGATCGGTCACGCTGACCGCCACCGGTGGCGACGACTACCGCTGGTACGACAGCCCCGAGGCCACCGTGCCGCTGGCCACCACGGCCACCTTCACCACGCCGGTGCTCACCAGCTCCACCACCTACTACGTGGCCAACTTCAACGGCCAGCTGCAGAGCCAGCGCGTGCCGGTGACGGTGACCGTGCTGGAGCCGGGCGCCGCCTGTGATGATGGAGACCCGAACACATCGAACGATGTGCTCGACAGCAATTGCAATTGCATCGGTCAGCCCATCAATACCATCAGCTTCACCTTCGAGCCCACACCCCTCTGCGCGGACAACACGACCAACTACTCCGTGTTCATGACGGCCACGGGCAGCTACAATTTCCCGGGGAACAACTGGGTGGTGGAGTTGAGCGATGTTGCTGGAAGTTTTGCTTCGCCCACCGTTGTCGCGTTCGCCGGCTTCAATGCGCTCTTCGGCGAATTGGTGTTCCAAGTTCCCTTGAACACTCCTGCGGGGACGGGCTATCGCATCCGTGTGCGCAGCACCGATCCGGCGGTGATCAGCTCGGACAATGGCGTGGACCTCACCGTGGTGGCGCCCACCTTGTGGTATGCCGACAACGATGGCGATGGCTTCGGCGATCCGAGCGAGAGCGTGCTCACCTGCGCTGCGCCGCCAGGTTTCGTGGCGAATGATGCGGATGACTGCGCCGGGGAGCCTGGGGTAATCGGAAGCCCATGCGATGATGGCAACTCGAACACGACCAACGACGTGTTGCAGGCCGGCTGTGTTTGCGCCGGAACGCCGAACAACGCCTGCACCACCGACCTGGACCTGATCTGGCAGCCCGATGGCGTGAGCCTGATCACCTGGGAGCTCCGCGAGCAAGGCACCAACAACCTGGTGCAGGCCGGCGGCGGCATCTACCCCGATGTGAGCCAGTACAGCGAGGCCACCTGCCTGCCCGATGGCTGCTTCTACCTCACCGTGATGGATGAGGGCGGCGACGGCATCGCCGGCGGCGGCTACCAGCTGAAGATCAACAGCGGCGCACGCCTCATCGACAACCTCACCGATGCCTTCGGCAACGGCGGATTCACCAGCGGCGTCTACAGCGAGATCGACGGCCTCGAGGGCTTCTGCCTCCCCCTGGGAAGCGACCGCCTGATCTTCACCAGCTGCGACCGCGTGGACTGGAAGACCAGCCCCTGCGGCGGCGAGTTCGTGGTGGCCAATGACAACCCGGCCGTGAGCGCCCAGTACGGCGTGAGCAACGCCAACAGCGGCTACCAGATGTGGCTCTACAACCCCAACGGCGGCTACAGCTTCAAGCGCTTCCAGAGTCACAATGCCTCCAACGGCCTGCCCGCCAGCGCCACCCGCGCCTGCCACTTCCAGCTCAACAGCTGGAGCGGAAACCAGCTCCAGGAGGGCGTGCTCTACAACGTGAAGGTGCGCGGACGCATCGCCGGCAACTACCTGCCCTGGGGGCCCGCCTGCCGCCTGGTGGTGAACAACGCCGCTGCGCAATGCCCCCGCACCAAGCTCATGGACATCCCCGGCAACCAATACCTGAGCTGCGGACAGACCCGCCCGGTGGGCACCAGCCAGGCCAGCCTGGTGCATGCCAAGCCCGTGCGCCGCATGAACGCCAACTGCAACTGGGTGAGCGCCAACCGCTACCAGTTCCGCTTCCGCCTGCCCGCCGAGAACTTCGAGCTGGTGAAGAACAGCGCCGTCGGGCAGTACTGGGTGAACACCAACGGACTCGCCTGCAGCAAGACCTACGAGGTGGACGTGCGCGCCAGCTTCGATGGCGGCGCCACCTGGTGCCACAGCAGCGATCCCTGGGGCGATGTGTGCCTGCTCACCACCACCTGCACCAATGCGCTGGCCGGGCAGCCCACCGGCACCGGCACCGCCGCCGGCACCCTGCGCCTCTACCCCAACCCCAACCAGGGCGACCAGCTGATGCTCAGCCTGAGCGCGGTGGCCCAGGGCGTGCAGACGGTGAGCATCGACATCTTCGACCTGTTCGGCAAGCGCGTGGCCGCCCGCACCATCCCCGTGCAGGACGGCTTCGTGAACACCATGCTGGAACTGAACGGCGAACTCGCCAACGGCATGTATGTGGTGAGCATCACCGCCGGTGCCGACAGCTACACCGAGCGCCTGGTGATCCAGAAGTAG
- a CDS encoding PQQ-binding-like beta-propeller repeat protein, protein MRRPLPWLPTLGLILLHTAGHAQLKPDWTAATGPVDWMRITSAGALVVGTAEGLKGVDPKAGTVAWTVKELGGAPVDGYREVERTPFVSVAPNGHPEALFILEPFTGQVVFSSDAAGITNVTSTHFLYANEAIIVVGQDAGRKAVMACVDMGTGKVRWTKDDSFSRITACNSAGSDAILLSTLFFAYKLDSSTGAELWKRSPDPGFEKMSGMAALLDKGGANINLPGVHGVFLTTPHAPELCFMGMQTERRKETTDAQGKKTVTVTYSTFINAFRISDGSYAWAEPLRMPQQLGTLVPLQHGLLVGAGDNRSVDLLDYATGAGRWGKGGKGINVKGILAGAVEVDEHTLLTSTGSDGVVTLVDASGAEAWKKPVRLEGAVRRVALLGSAVLIASESELDMVELGTGLSRLEKPLQGGAGLLANGGGAFWALDARSGQLLRIDPADGTAKPVAVVQLGFEGKERPTQLEWTPQGLVASSDQNLALISPEGQLVYRRYHAAPRESGLTRALKYASAVRAAYYTAAFGYTSAAFGAASQSIQVQDAGSAAAKEVTGALSDVYGAGATAAAGATARFIQEANARFKASASTAETHYLMSEAEKGSYVLRALRKSDGAELGTVPLGRDRSPRYEVDAFTGSVYLATEKGVTVYH, encoded by the coding sequence ATGCGCCGACCCCTACCCTGGCTGCCCACCCTCGGGCTCATCCTTCTCCACACCGCTGGCCATGCCCAGCTCAAGCCCGATTGGACAGCAGCCACCGGTCCCGTGGACTGGATGCGCATCACCAGTGCAGGAGCGCTGGTAGTGGGCACCGCCGAAGGGCTCAAGGGCGTGGATCCCAAGGCCGGAACGGTGGCATGGACCGTGAAGGAGCTCGGCGGTGCGCCAGTGGATGGCTACCGCGAGGTCGAGCGCACGCCTTTCGTGAGCGTGGCTCCCAATGGCCACCCCGAGGCGCTCTTCATCCTGGAGCCCTTCACCGGGCAGGTGGTCTTCAGCAGCGATGCCGCTGGCATCACCAATGTCACCAGTACGCACTTCCTCTACGCCAACGAGGCCATCATCGTGGTGGGGCAGGACGCCGGCCGCAAAGCGGTGATGGCCTGCGTGGACATGGGCACCGGCAAAGTGCGGTGGACCAAGGACGATTCCTTCAGCCGCATCACGGCATGCAACAGCGCCGGGAGCGATGCCATCCTGCTGAGCACGCTCTTCTTCGCCTACAAGCTGGATTCCTCCACTGGCGCGGAGCTCTGGAAAAGAAGTCCCGACCCGGGCTTCGAGAAGATGTCTGGCATGGCCGCATTGCTCGACAAGGGCGGAGCCAACATCAATCTGCCGGGGGTGCACGGGGTCTTCCTCACCACACCCCACGCACCCGAACTCTGCTTCATGGGCATGCAGACCGAACGGCGCAAGGAAACCACCGACGCACAGGGGAAGAAGACCGTGACGGTGACGTACAGCACCTTCATCAACGCCTTCCGCATCAGCGATGGCAGCTACGCCTGGGCCGAGCCCCTGCGGATGCCCCAGCAGCTGGGCACGCTGGTGCCGTTGCAGCATGGGCTGTTGGTGGGTGCCGGTGACAACCGCAGCGTGGACCTGCTCGACTACGCCACCGGCGCGGGGCGATGGGGCAAGGGCGGCAAGGGCATCAACGTGAAGGGCATCCTGGCGGGCGCCGTGGAGGTGGATGAGCACACCTTGCTCACCAGCACGGGAAGCGACGGCGTGGTGACCCTGGTGGACGCCAGCGGCGCGGAGGCCTGGAAGAAGCCTGTACGCTTGGAGGGCGCGGTGCGCCGTGTAGCGTTGCTCGGCTCGGCGGTGCTGATCGCCTCGGAAAGCGAATTGGACATGGTGGAGCTGGGCACCGGGCTGTCACGGCTGGAGAAGCCGCTCCAAGGCGGAGCCGGCCTACTGGCCAATGGCGGCGGCGCCTTCTGGGCCCTCGATGCGCGCAGCGGCCAGTTGCTACGGATCGATCCGGCCGATGGCACGGCGAAGCCCGTTGCCGTGGTACAATTGGGCTTCGAGGGGAAGGAGCGTCCCACGCAATTGGAGTGGACGCCACAGGGCTTGGTGGCGAGCAGCGACCAGAACCTCGCCTTGATCAGTCCGGAGGGTCAGCTCGTGTATCGCCGCTACCATGCCGCGCCGCGCGAAAGCGGCCTGACTCGCGCCCTGAAATACGCCAGCGCTGTGCGCGCGGCCTACTACACCGCCGCCTTCGGCTACACCAGCGCGGCCTTCGGTGCTGCCAGCCAGAGCATCCAGGTGCAGGATGCCGGCAGCGCCGCGGCCAAGGAGGTGACAGGGGCCCTGAGCGATGTGTACGGCGCCGGAGCCACGGCCGCTGCCGGGGCCACGGCGCGCTTCATTCAGGAGGCCAATGCCCGTTTCAAGGCCTCCGCCAGCACCGCCGAAACGCACTACCTGATGAGCGAGGCGGAGAAGGGCAGCTACGTGCTGCGCGCGCTGCGCAAATCGGATGGCGCCGAACTGGGCACCGTACCCTTGGGCCGCGATCGCTCGCCGCGCTACGAGGTGGATGCCTTCACGGGCTCGGTCTACCTGGCCACGGAGAAGGGCGTAACGGTATACCACTAG